One window of Curtobacterium sp. 458 genomic DNA carries:
- a CDS encoding GntR family transcriptional regulator: MLITVDPAARASLADQVATQVRVAIARGDLAAGDRLPSARDLAASIDVNMHTVLRAYARLQEDGLIELRRGRGATVLRSGNASFDRLRDLVGELRDQADALGVPLDELFTMLKGAR, translated from the coding sequence GTCGACCCGGCTGCGCGCGCCTCGCTGGCCGACCAGGTCGCGACGCAGGTGCGCGTCGCGATCGCGCGCGGCGACCTCGCCGCGGGCGACCGTCTGCCGTCCGCCCGCGACCTCGCCGCGTCGATCGACGTCAACATGCACACGGTGCTCCGCGCCTACGCGCGGCTGCAGGAGGACGGGCTCATCGAGCTGCGACGCGGACGCGGAGCGACGGTGCTCCGGTCCGGGAACGCGTCGTTCGACCGGCTCCGCGACCTCGTCGGGGAGCTCCGTGACCAGGCGGACGCCCTCGGGGTGCCGCTCGACGAACTGTTCACGATGCTGAAGGGGGCACGATGA
- a CDS encoding DUF1648 domain-containing protein — translation MTTTRTTIGTRLAVVAPNVVALVALAVTGALLSPRLPARIATHFGADGRADGSGSPWPIFWLTLALCTASAVTVVLALRARDRRTGALLVLVAALLGPIVAAAWIVIAVLARSGSERFEPWWTLLFLAVGVVAAAISVPPLWRSAAPVPARESRPLDVGPEARVAWRSHVGSPWFALLGLVLVVLGAATAVWTATTSAGSAVVAGAAVVVAGLALLWLARVEVTVDRRGLRVTSAWTRVPVMRVPLDRIDSCGWEQVSPGQWGGWGYRISGRGIAYVSRSGPGIVVRLRGGGARAVTVDDAERGAAALGALLERTPA, via the coding sequence ATGACGACCACACGGACGACGATCGGGACACGACTGGCGGTGGTGGCGCCGAACGTCGTGGCGCTCGTGGCGCTCGCGGTGACGGGGGCACTCCTCTCGCCGCGGCTGCCGGCACGGATCGCGACGCACTTCGGTGCCGACGGACGCGCGGACGGCTCCGGGTCGCCGTGGCCGATCTTCTGGTTGACGCTCGCGCTGTGTACGGCATCGGCCGTCACGGTCGTGCTCGCGCTCCGCGCACGGGACCGGCGGACGGGTGCGCTGCTGGTGCTCGTCGCCGCGTTGCTCGGTCCGATCGTCGCGGCGGCGTGGATCGTGATCGCCGTGCTCGCACGCTCGGGCAGCGAGCGCTTCGAACCGTGGTGGACGCTGCTGTTCCTCGCCGTCGGAGTCGTCGCGGCGGCGATCTCGGTCCCGCCGCTGTGGCGATCGGCGGCGCCGGTCCCGGCCCGGGAGTCCCGACCGCTCGACGTCGGCCCGGAGGCCCGTGTCGCCTGGCGCTCGCACGTCGGGAGCCCGTGGTTCGCCCTGCTCGGCCTGGTCCTCGTCGTCCTGGGCGCCGCGACCGCCGTGTGGACGGCGACGACGAGCGCCGGTTCCGCCGTGGTGGCGGGGGCCGCCGTCGTGGTCGCAGGGCTCGCGCTGCTCTGGCTCGCCCGCGTCGAGGTCACCGTCGACCGTCGAGGGCTCCGGGTGACGTCGGCGTGGACGCGGGTCCCGGTGATGCGGGTGCCACTCGACCGCATCGACTCGTGCGGGTGGGAGCAGGTCTCCCCCGGGCAGTGGGGCGGGTGGGGGTACCGCATCTCCGGGCGGGGCATCGCGTACGTCTCCCGGTCCGGACCGGGCATCGTGGTGCGGCTGCGGGGTGGCGGCGCGCGCGCGGTCACCGTGGACGACGCCGAACGCGGTGCGGCCGCACTCGGGGCGTTGCTCGAGCGGACCCCGGCCTGA